A window of the Gossypium hirsutum isolate 1008001.06 chromosome A05, Gossypium_hirsutum_v2.1, whole genome shotgun sequence genome harbors these coding sequences:
- the LOC107922751 gene encoding prolyl-tRNA synthetase associated domain-containing protein 1 — MAFSKDQLLDRLKELQIEFSQYEHPVVLTVEAQAKYVGNLGGALSKNLFLKDKKHRYYVVSALADTKVDLKVLSQRLGLGKGGLRMAAEEALVEILKVPLGCVTPFAVVNESARHVSLLLDQGFKTQEYCFFHPLSNDMSISLNAHGLDKFLKSIGRDPSYVDLEANPPVGKDQPPDLAAFVPSDAPILSDLPVKAPTQDSTGKHVSAASNSAAVAAKAVKPSGNAQNVKEKPVNTVQPSIPAADAGNFVEELLDRASALLLSEISEDSIKQHSGQLGAEVANNIKKCLREDLKNLATIFKNTAYTEGFYAGTRYQPKRL, encoded by the exons ATGGCTTTCTCCAAGGACCAGCTGCTTGATCGTTTAAAG GAGCTTCAAATAGAATTTTCCCAGTATGAACATCCCGTTGTTTTGACAGTTGAAGCTCAG GCAAAATATGTTGGGAATTTGGGAGGTGCATTGAGCAAAAATTTGTTCTTGAAG GACAAGAAACATAGGTACTATGTTGTCTCTGCTCTTGCAGATACAAAAGTAGATTTGAAAG TTTTATCTCAGAGGCTTGGTTTAGGGAAAGGTGGTCTAAGAATGGCTGCAGAAGAGGCACTGGTTGAGATACTTAAG GTTCCACTTGGATGTGTTACTCCATTTGCCGTGGTAAATGAATCTGCAAG aCATGTCTCACTATTGTTGGATCAAGGATTCAAAACTCAAGAGTATTGCTTTTTCCACCCACTTTCCAATGACATGTCAATCT CTCTTAACGCCCACGGTCTGGACAAGTTTCTTAAATCGATTGGGAGAGACCCATCATACGTTGACCTGGAG GCTAACCCTCCTGTAGGGAAAGACCAACCTCCCGATCTAGCTGCTTTTGTTCCATCAGATGCCCCAATTCTGTCAGATCTTCCAGTAAAAGCACCTACACAAGATTCTACCGGAAAACATGTTAGTGCTGCTAGTAATTCTGCAGCAGTTGCAG CCAAAGCTGTTAAGCCATCTGGTAATGCGCAAAATGTTAAGGAGAAGCCAGTCAATACTGTGCAGCCTTCAATTCCTGCTGCGGATGCTGGGAATTTTGTGGAAGAGCTCCTGGATAGAGCATCTGCATTACTGCTTTCAGAA ATTTCGGAGGATTCGATTAAGCAACACAGTGGGCAGCTTGGAGCTGAGGTagcaaataatatcaaaaaatgtCTTAGAGAAGACCTAAAGAACCTTGCT ACAATATTCAAGAACACAGCATATACAGAAGGGTTTTACGCAGGTACTCGCTATCAACCTAAGCGTCTTTGA
- the LOC107923049 gene encoding ethylene-responsive transcription factor ERF014, giving the protein MVKTDLQKIQVQPQPSKQMKASTSPTPLPPSSSACKKKKYKGVRMRSWGSWVSEIRAPNQKTRIWLGSYSTPEAAARAYDAALLCLKGSSANLNFPITSSHYIPDPDTLLSPKSIQRVAAAAANSFVVDHGVSSAATPPISPAPPSTSSSSPASSPSMSSSPSDHQVVDVDDDAYMSLIQSLAANDEPISLMEPWYSSFDSCLQYSPKHIDQMFNVSSLNPSSMIHDFYDEGDDIRLWSFC; this is encoded by the coding sequence ATGGTGAAGACTGATCTGCAGAAGATTCAAGTTCAACCACAACCATCAAAGCAAATGAAGGCATCAACATCACCCACACCACTACCACCATCCTCATCAGCATGCAAAAAGAAGAAATATAAGGGTGTAAGAATGAGGAGCTGGGGTTCTTGGGTGTCAGAGATTAGGGCTCCAAATCAAAAAACAAGAATCTGGTTAGGGTCTTATTCTACACCAGAAGCTGCTGCGAGAGCCTATGATGCTGCACTTCTTTGCCTCAAAGGTTCCTCAGCTAATCTCAACTTCCCAATCACATCCTCACATTACATCCCTGACCCTGACACCCTTTTGTCTCCAAAGTCAATACAAAGAGTGGCTGCTGCAGCTGCTAATAGTTTTGTCGTCGACCATGGCGTCTCCAGTGCCGCCACCCCACCGATATCCCCAGCACCTCCCTCCACATCCTCCTCTTCACCAGCTTCTTCCCCATCAATGTCCTCCTCACCATCTGATCATCAAGTAGttgatgttgatgatgatgcttatATGTCACTCATACAATCTCTTGCTGCAAACGACGAGCCTATTTCTCTGATGGAACCATGGTACTCCTCCTTTGACAGCTGCCTGCAATATTCTCCCAAGCATATTGATCAGATGTTCAATGTATCCTCACTTAATCCATCCTCAATGATCCATGATTTCTATGATGAAGGTGATGATATCCGCCTATGGAGTTTTTGCTaa
- the LOC107922836 gene encoding uncharacterized protein isoform X2, translated as MLSKGIGTMAARSLSIVHVPAFKPKWVFSPLSFCSSESKPRKLVLYSKPGCCLCDGLKEKLHAAFSLSGPDPLHDVVLQVRDITSNPEWEKAYQYEIPVLAKVLSDGSEEILPRLSPRLGVELVHKKIAAAFKQ; from the exons ATGCTATCCAAAGGTattggaacaatggcagcaagATCTTTATCCATTGTTCACGTTCCCGCGTTTAAACCTAAATGGGTTTTCTCTCCCTTATCATTTTGTTCTTCAGAATCCAAACCAAGGAAGCTGGTTCTCTACTCCAAGCCTGGTTGCTGTTTGTGCGATGGCCTCAAAGAAAAACTTCACGCCGCCTTCTCACTTTCCGGCCCGGACCCCCTCCATGACGTCGTTTTGCAG GTGAGGGATATTACCAGCAATCCTGAGTGGGAGAAGGCTTATCAATATGAGATACCCGTTTTAGCCAAAGTGCTCTCTGATGGCTCTGAG GAAATACTACCTAGATTATCTCCTCGACTTGGGGTGGAACTTGTCCATAAGAAGATAGCAGCTGCTTTTAAACAGTAA
- the LOC107922836 gene encoding uncharacterized protein isoform X3: MLSKESKPRKLVLYSKPGCCLCDGLKEKLHAAFSLSGPDPLHDVVLQVRDITSNPEWEKAYQYEIPVLAKVLSDGSEEILPRLSPRLGVELVHKKIAAAFKQAVKYILV, from the exons ATGCTATCCAAAG AATCCAAACCAAGGAAGCTGGTTCTCTACTCCAAGCCTGGTTGCTGTTTGTGCGATGGCCTCAAAGAAAAACTTCACGCCGCCTTCTCACTTTCCGGCCCGGACCCCCTCCATGACGTCGTTTTGCAG GTGAGGGATATTACCAGCAATCCTGAGTGGGAGAAGGCTTATCAATATGAGATACCCGTTTTAGCCAAAGTGCTCTCTGATGGCTCTGAG GAAATACTACCTAGATTATCTCCTCGACTTGGGGTGGAACTTGTCCATAAGAAGATAGCAGCTGCTTTTAAACA GGCTGTCAAGTATATCTTGGTCTAG
- the LOC107922836 gene encoding uncharacterized protein isoform X1 has translation MLSKGIGTMAARSLSIVHVPAFKPKWVFSPLSFCSSESKPRKLVLYSKPGCCLCDGLKEKLHAAFSLSGPDPLHDVVLQVRDITSNPEWEKAYQYEIPVLAKVLSDGSEEILPRLSPRLGVELVHKKIAAAFKQAVKYILV, from the exons ATGCTATCCAAAGGTattggaacaatggcagcaagATCTTTATCCATTGTTCACGTTCCCGCGTTTAAACCTAAATGGGTTTTCTCTCCCTTATCATTTTGTTCTTCAGAATCCAAACCAAGGAAGCTGGTTCTCTACTCCAAGCCTGGTTGCTGTTTGTGCGATGGCCTCAAAGAAAAACTTCACGCCGCCTTCTCACTTTCCGGCCCGGACCCCCTCCATGACGTCGTTTTGCAG GTGAGGGATATTACCAGCAATCCTGAGTGGGAGAAGGCTTATCAATATGAGATACCCGTTTTAGCCAAAGTGCTCTCTGATGGCTCTGAG GAAATACTACCTAGATTATCTCCTCGACTTGGGGTGGAACTTGTCCATAAGAAGATAGCAGCTGCTTTTAAACA GGCTGTCAAGTATATCTTGGTCTAG
- the LOC107923166 gene encoding WAT1-related protein At4g08290 yields MSGQSSNGPLSANFSKAKPYFLMIFLQFGSAGMYIISMVTLNQGMNRYVLVVYRNAIAALVLAPFALVLERKTRPKMTFPIFLQIMVLGFLEPILDQGFTYLGMKYTSASFTSAIMNAVPSVTFVIAVIFRLEHIKMKEVRSIAKVVGTLVSLSGALLMTLYKGPVIDLIWSRHTSHNRSSGDSSDKHWISGTLLILVGCVAWSCFYVLQSITIKKYTAEISLSSLICLAGTIQSLAIALVVEHRPSGWAVGWNSRLFAPLYSGIVSSGITYYVQGMVMKTRGPVFVTAFNPLCMIIVAALGSAILGEQLHLGSIIGGIVIAIGLYCVVWGKSKDSRSPSAPANVDCNQPQLPISEKYGANATKLDIATIHSAQQGGK; encoded by the exons ATGAGTGGCCAAAGTTCAAATGGACCTTTGAGTGCAAATTTCAGCAAGGCAAAGCCTTATTTCCTCATGATATTCTTGCAATTTGGTTCAGCTGGGATGTACATAATCAGCATGGTGACTCTCAACCAAGGCATGAACCGTTACGTGCTCGTCGTGTATCGTAATGCCATTGCTGCACTCGTACTTGCACCTTTTGCACTGGTGCTTGAGAG GAAAACAAGGCCAAAGATGACATTCCCTATCTTCCTACAAATAATGGTCTTGGGATTTCTAGA GCCAATCCTTGATCAAGGCTTCACTTACCTGGGAATGAAATATACATCAGCATCATTTACATCTGCTATTATGAATGCTGTCCCTTCAGTCACCTTTGTGATTGCAGTCATTTTTCG ATTAGAGCATATAAAGATGAAGGAAGTACGCAGTATAGCCAAGGTCGTTGGGACCCTGGTATCTCTTTCAGGAGCTTTGCTTATGACACTCTACAAAGGCCCTGTAATTGATCTAATATGGTCAAGGCACACAAGCCACAATAGAAGCAGCGGTGACTCATCTGATAAACATTGGATATCTGGGACACTATTGATCCTTGTCGGTTGTGTTGCCTGGTCCTGTTTCTATGTTCTGCAA TCAATCACCATAAAGAAATACACGGCGGAGATCTCTCTTTCCTCCTTGATATGCTTGGCGGGTACTATCCAGAGTTTGGCTATTGCCCTGGTTGTAGAACATCGCCCTAGTGGATGGGCAGTGGGATGGAACTCTAGGCTTTTTGCTCCATTGTACTCT GGTATAGTTAGCTCTGGAATTACATATTACGTACAAGGTATGGTCATGAAAACAAGAGGCCCTGTATTTGTCACTGCTTTCAACCCTCTCTGCATGATCATTGTTGCTGCTCTCGGTTCCGCCATCCTCGGCGAGCAACTTCATCTCGGAAG TATCATAGGGGGAATCGTTATCGCGATCGGCCTTTATTGCGTGGTGTGGGGTAAAAGCAAGGATTCTCGGTCACCATCTGCACCTGCAAACGTTGATTGTAACCAGCCACAGCTACCAATTTCTGAAAAATATGGTGCTAATGCCACTAAGCTTGACATTGCCACAATTCACAGTGCTCAGCAGGGTGGAAAGTAA
- the LOC107924840 gene encoding WAT1-related protein At4g08300 has product MGDQTSSASALSDVLNKAKPYLAIISLQFGYAGMYILSTICMKHGMSNFILATYRHVAATIVIAPFAFVLERKIRPKMTLPIFLRIVVLGFLEPVLDQNLYYLGMKFTTATYSSAFVNMLPAVTFIMAMIFRLEKINLKKIHSIAKVVGTAITVGGAMVMTLYKGPIIDFVKSGGATHHGTNTESADQHWVSGTIMLLGSIAGWSSFFILQSFTLKKYPAELSLTAWICFMGTVQDAGLSFIMVRDLSAWKIGFDSRLLAASYSGIVCSGIAYYVQGIVIRQRGPVFVTAFSPLCMIITAALGTIILAEKIHLGSILGAIIIVSGLYTVVWGKSKDVKTPELEEKSNGLQELPITDNGRSMNVVDGAAKAVNIPDSKNTFSTRGT; this is encoded by the exons ATGGGAGACCAAACATCAAGTGCTTCAGCTTTGTCTGATGTGTTGAACAAAGCGAAGCCATACTTGGCTATCATATCTCTGCAGTTTGGATATGCCGGGATGTACATCCTTTCCACCATTTGCATGAAGCATGGCATGAGTAATTTCATCCTCGCTACCTACCGTCATGTTGCCGCCACCATTGTCATTGCACCCTTTGCCTTTGTCCTTGAAAG GAAAATTAGGCCAAAGATGACCCTGCCAATCTTCCTCAGGATTGTGGTTCTTGGCTTCCTGGA GCCAGTGCTTGACCAAAACTTATACTATCTGGGAATGAAGTTCACAACAGCAACATATTCATCTGCTTTCGTCAACATGCTTCCTGCTGTTACTTTCATAATGGCCATGATTTTCAG GTTGGAGAAAATCAATTTGAAGAAAATACACAGTATTGCAAAGGTGGTTGGAACTGCAATCACAGTGGGCGGTGCAATGGTGATGACATTGTATAAAGGCCCCATTATTGACTTCGTCAAGTCAGGAGGAGCCACACACCATGGCACTAATACTGAATCTGCAGATCAACACTGGGTTTCTGGCACCATTATGCTTCTTGGAAGTATCGCTGGCTGGTCAAGCTTCTTTATTTTGCAA TCCTTCACATTGAAGAAGTACCCAGCAGAGCTGTCTCTTACAGCTTGGATATGTTTCATGGGAACGGTGCAAGATGCAGGGCTGTCATTTATCATGGTTCGTGACCTAAGTGCCTGGAAAATAGGCTTCGACTCCAGGCTTCTTGCTGCATCTTACTCT GGAATAGTGTGCTCCGGGATAGCCTATTACGTGCAAGGCATCGTGATCCGGCAAAGAGGGCCGGTTTTTGTAACAGCTTTCAGCCCCCTGTGCATGATCATCACTGCTGCGCTAGGGACTATTATTTTAGCTGAAAAAATCCACCTTGGAAG CATACTGGGAGCCATTATCATAGTCTCAGGCCTTTACACTGTGGTTTGGGGCAAAAGCAAAGATGTGAAAACTCCAGAACTTGAAGAGAAAAGCAACGGCCTGCAGGAATTGCCAATCACAGACAATGGTAGATCAATGAATGTTGTTGATGGAGCTGCGAAAGCTGTTAACATTCCGGATTCAAAGAACACTTTCAGCACACGAGGAACATAA